The following proteins are co-located in the Puniceicoccus vermicola genome:
- a CDS encoding DUF58 domain-containing protein, whose protein sequence is MPTLALRARYLVEGFISGKHRSPLTGHSVDFSEYRAYQTGDEFRAIDWRLYGRTNRLSIKVYEDETQLNACLVLDCSASLAYQSREPLMTKLDYARTCLAALSLLIKRQGDASGLAIISDDIDHYLPASARPSRFYETCQRLDAIEASPDSAFARNLGRLSELLKQRSLVVIASDFYEEPEHLLRVLNRLRFDGHDVIGLQVLDPAEIEFDLEEPGQFMDLEQGQMIALSPEEIRESYLQHFRAFQGELRREFVDAGFELITLRTDQSPMEALSLYLARRL, encoded by the coding sequence TTGCCAACCCTTGCCCTGCGCGCCCGGTATCTGGTCGAAGGTTTTATCAGTGGCAAACATCGCAGCCCTCTCACCGGACACAGCGTTGATTTTTCCGAATATCGCGCCTACCAGACCGGCGACGAATTTCGCGCCATAGACTGGCGTCTCTACGGCCGCACCAACCGCTTGTCCATAAAGGTCTACGAAGATGAAACACAGCTGAATGCTTGCCTGGTGCTCGATTGCAGCGCCTCTCTGGCCTACCAGAGTCGCGAGCCTCTCATGACCAAACTCGACTATGCGCGCACCTGCCTAGCCGCACTCTCCTTACTCATTAAACGCCAGGGAGATGCTAGCGGACTCGCGATTATATCGGATGACATTGATCATTACCTACCGGCCTCGGCCCGACCCAGTCGATTCTATGAAACCTGCCAGAGACTCGACGCCATCGAGGCCAGCCCTGATTCTGCATTTGCCCGCAATCTCGGGCGACTCAGCGAGCTACTGAAACAGCGGTCCCTAGTCGTCATCGCCAGTGACTTTTACGAAGAGCCCGAACATCTCCTCCGAGTTCTAAACCGCCTCCGCTTTGATGGTCATGACGTGATCGGCCTCCAAGTACTCGACCCCGCCGAGATCGAATTCGATTTGGAGGAACCCGGTCAGTTTATGGATCTGGAGCAGGGGCAGATGATCGCACTTTCCCCGGAAGAAATTCGCGAAAGCTATCTCCAGCATTTTCGGGCCTTTCAAGGGGAACTGCGTCGCGAATTCGTCGACGCCGGCTTCGAGCTGATTACACTACGCACCGACCAGTCGCCAATGGAGGCGCTCTCGCTTTACCTGGCCCGTCGCCTATAG
- a CDS encoding BatA domain-containing protein — protein MIAPLFILAGLAACGVPIALHFLRPKPRRIIPFPTLRFLRPAAQRESRRHKVLRWLVLALRCLALLLLGLAFARPLFNQTHPGSGQAVVVVVDHSFSMQTTDRQRELTEWALKQVDDLRSDANAGILLAQERPQWAVPFGSPLSTVRAELRNQKPGYENGGYRSAIRLAAERLRESPARERRLVLLGDHQELAWQEVDFDQPLPAGIQLTLPPTPKSPVSQIALTKIEVLESNKDRSAVVSIMPYAVTEAAHTVTLRVDGEVFETQTLQLMPGQAARVAFNLPEDSDPNWLEASIDSDDLPADNSIYTVLRKQQIDLQLTPANENVDYLAIAIDAGSRTNQRPMQVVDWPEDEWPNENTAVLRGESAFQGAELAKLDRFLSRGGRAIMFYDGGTSQKEWLRSHGIDTAPVETSASGTDRPLSLRDWDLAHPSMIPFVDSDITPLLQLRFEEGQSLSPEQVWPIARWPDRTVALAEANILGGTVVIAGFEAGSSSTLVRSASFLPLVHGLASWLSGQEETAENLSTGSVLQLSSAGQWQAMAGPDSGHSTTVGGHIQLTTPGVFQFRGENGERLFYAVNVPTQESDLRPWVTTSDFARLQDRESSPQNQAQLLSTSESSTFAWWALALAIVLIVAEVRLSNQTAR, from the coding sequence GTGATCGCCCCACTATTTATACTAGCCGGACTGGCGGCGTGCGGCGTCCCCATCGCATTGCACTTCCTGCGCCCTAAACCGCGGCGGATCATCCCCTTTCCCACTTTGCGATTCCTCCGCCCTGCGGCACAGCGGGAAAGTCGCCGCCACAAAGTCCTTCGTTGGCTGGTACTCGCATTGCGATGTCTCGCACTGCTGCTACTCGGCCTCGCCTTCGCTCGACCCCTCTTCAACCAGACTCACCCCGGTAGCGGCCAGGCCGTCGTGGTCGTGGTCGACCACTCCTTCAGCATGCAAACGACGGATCGTCAGCGCGAGTTGACCGAATGGGCACTGAAGCAGGTCGACGACCTGCGGTCCGATGCGAACGCCGGAATTCTGCTCGCACAGGAGCGCCCCCAATGGGCGGTGCCGTTCGGCTCGCCATTATCCACGGTGAGAGCGGAGCTCAGGAATCAGAAACCCGGATATGAGAACGGCGGATACCGATCCGCGATCCGATTAGCAGCCGAGCGACTCCGGGAGAGCCCAGCCCGGGAACGACGTCTCGTTTTGCTCGGAGACCACCAAGAGCTCGCCTGGCAGGAAGTTGACTTTGACCAACCTCTACCAGCCGGGATCCAGCTTACTCTTCCGCCTACGCCGAAGTCTCCCGTCTCACAAATTGCACTCACAAAGATCGAAGTGCTGGAAAGCAACAAAGACCGGTCCGCGGTGGTATCGATCATGCCCTACGCAGTTACGGAAGCAGCACACACCGTGACCCTCCGAGTCGACGGCGAGGTCTTCGAGACCCAAACCCTCCAATTGATGCCTGGGCAAGCGGCCCGCGTCGCCTTCAACTTGCCAGAGGACAGCGATCCAAATTGGCTGGAGGCCAGTATTGATTCGGACGACTTGCCCGCCGACAACTCCATTTACACCGTGCTGCGCAAGCAACAGATCGACCTGCAGCTGACTCCAGCGAATGAGAACGTTGACTACCTGGCGATCGCTATTGATGCCGGATCTCGCACCAACCAACGCCCTATGCAAGTAGTCGACTGGCCCGAGGACGAATGGCCGAACGAGAACACGGCTGTTTTGCGCGGCGAATCGGCTTTCCAAGGAGCTGAATTGGCCAAGCTTGATCGCTTCCTCTCCCGAGGGGGACGAGCGATCATGTTTTACGACGGAGGGACCTCTCAGAAAGAGTGGTTGCGAAGCCATGGCATCGATACCGCTCCGGTGGAAACTTCAGCCTCCGGCACAGACCGCCCCCTCAGCTTGCGGGACTGGGATCTCGCGCATCCCTCAATGATACCTTTTGTCGATAGTGATATCACCCCTCTCCTTCAACTCCGCTTCGAGGAAGGCCAAAGCCTTTCCCCCGAGCAGGTCTGGCCAATCGCACGTTGGCCAGACCGGACCGTCGCTTTAGCAGAAGCAAACATCTTGGGCGGCACTGTGGTAATCGCCGGATTTGAGGCCGGGAGTAGCAGCACCCTTGTCCGCAGTGCCTCCTTTCTTCCTCTGGTTCACGGGTTGGCCAGCTGGTTATCTGGTCAGGAAGAAACAGCGGAAAATCTAAGCACTGGTAGCGTCCTTCAACTTTCATCGGCAGGTCAATGGCAAGCTATGGCAGGTCCGGATTCAGGCCACTCCACTACAGTCGGAGGACACATTCAACTGACGACACCGGGGGTTTTCCAATTTCGAGGCGAAAACGGCGAACGGTTATTCTATGCGGTCAATGTCCCCACACAAGAATCGGATCTCCGCCCTTGGGTGACTACATCCGACTTTGCCCGACTGCAAGACCGCGAGTCGAGCCCCCAAAATCAAGCACAACTTCTATCCACTTCCGAGTCTTCGACATTCGCGTGGTGGGCACTCGCCTTAGCCATCGTCCTGATCGTCGCCGAAGTTCGTCTCTCCAACCAAACCGCCCGATGA
- a CDS encoding DUF4159 domain-containing protein, producing the protein MTTLQAQDTLEPRAGEVSWARLKTDYRHWNRHSSAEPTIVNFIHDHTNLDIESTWVAADIDHLDQLIRYPFLYSEGIHTVTKPKQLENLREYLLRGGFIVMDSCINPEVTEDPDAFVVDQIAKVQEILPGATARALPRDHIIFRIFFKIEGGAPHSYMNSVYDPEWEKHGFYAIYFEDAPVALVSVSGLKCGWAGLQTMPGHDVLCSQMMVNIYVWAMTQ; encoded by the coding sequence ATGACGACCCTGCAGGCACAGGACACACTCGAACCGCGCGCTGGCGAAGTCTCCTGGGCCCGTTTGAAAACAGACTACAGACATTGGAATCGCCACTCTTCAGCAGAACCGACCATCGTAAATTTTATTCACGACCATACGAATCTCGATATTGAGTCCACCTGGGTGGCCGCAGACATTGATCATCTCGATCAATTAATCCGCTATCCATTCTTGTATTCGGAGGGCATTCACACCGTGACGAAACCCAAGCAACTCGAAAATTTACGGGAATATCTGCTACGGGGAGGATTCATCGTGATGGATTCGTGCATCAATCCCGAAGTCACAGAAGACCCCGACGCTTTTGTCGTCGATCAGATCGCGAAGGTGCAGGAAATACTGCCCGGCGCTACCGCAAGAGCGCTTCCCCGGGATCACATTATCTTCAGGATATTCTTCAAAATCGAAGGCGGGGCACCACACTCCTATATGAACAGCGTTTACGATCCCGAGTGGGAGAAACACGGTTTCTACGCCATCTATTTCGAGGATGCTCCCGTCGCGCTTGTCAGCGTCAGTGGATTGAAATGTGGATGGGCAGGCCTTCAGACTATGCCGGGGCATGATGTGCTCTGCAGCCAGATGATGGTCAACATCTATGTCTGGGCGATGACCCAATAG
- a CDS encoding ribonuclease R family protein, with protein MIFQEKTITHMLGAEFTPTTPDDLVTALKIAKGEQDKFLAELDEMQTKGLIVRLKRDRLCLPKDADLVTGIIYFRQTGKATVRPDTKTYQASPEPVAIRSDDTGLAMHGDRVVARLDSDRPRRGRHGKGRKPKDTGNPINKTGRVIRILERARTSLPGTLKKARHAFYVIPDDPRIIQDIIVPSPGTEGTPKARVGDKVIVKLFEWTQRHMNPEGEIVEVLGRTHEPMAEYKAILHKFDLDPDFPEEVMRQVENVPDKVSAKAAEGRLDCRDLMTLTIDPDDAKDFDDAISLEKLDDGNWRVGVHIADVNAYVKPGSPLDIEASKRGNSTYLTGTVIPMLPHKLSNGICSLVEDEDRLTKAVFLDFTPQARLVAWQFANTVIRSNKRLTYRQAYAMMTESDLEQIRNAPLPPKHQTGSIGRDLKSLKNAELQDLRKTVRKLWSFAEKMRKGRMKDGSLDLDMPEVKIFVDETGAADRIESIHNDESHQLIEEFMLAANEAVAKEIKRLNIPCIYRVHDEPDAEKLDEFREYLATVGITVGDLSRRREITKMLNAINNHPQAYTLRIQFLRSLKQACYRASPDGHYGLSKNDYTHFTSPIRRYSDLIVHRVFENLLLKRGIDSAPENLGIVYTQAKLESIGEHLSITERNSTDAERESVKVKLLEYFEREMAKSGKKTVFDAVITDVKNHGMFIELSQSLAFGLVHISTLRDDHYNLSPDGTKLVGKRKGRVYRLGQTIPVVTERVDRFKRQIDFALAE; from the coding sequence ATGATTTTTCAGGAAAAGACTATCACCCACATGTTGGGTGCCGAATTTACCCCCACGACTCCCGACGACCTCGTCACCGCGCTCAAGATTGCCAAAGGCGAACAGGACAAGTTCCTCGCCGAGCTCGATGAGATGCAGACCAAGGGCTTGATCGTCCGCTTGAAGCGCGATCGCCTCTGTCTGCCCAAGGACGCGGATCTCGTCACGGGGATCATCTATTTTCGTCAAACCGGAAAAGCGACGGTGCGCCCGGACACCAAGACCTATCAGGCCTCCCCAGAACCGGTTGCCATTCGCTCGGACGATACGGGCCTCGCCATGCACGGCGATCGCGTCGTGGCCCGCCTCGATTCGGACCGCCCGCGCCGCGGACGTCACGGCAAGGGGCGCAAACCCAAGGATACGGGCAACCCAATCAACAAAACGGGCCGCGTGATTCGCATCCTTGAGCGCGCCCGGACCAGCCTGCCCGGGACTTTAAAGAAAGCACGCCACGCATTTTACGTCATTCCCGACGATCCCCGGATCATTCAGGACATCATCGTCCCGAGCCCCGGCACCGAAGGAACCCCGAAAGCCCGCGTCGGCGACAAAGTCATCGTCAAACTCTTTGAGTGGACGCAGCGTCACATGAACCCCGAGGGCGAGATCGTAGAAGTCCTGGGACGCACCCATGAGCCGATGGCCGAGTACAAGGCCATCCTCCACAAGTTTGATCTGGACCCGGATTTTCCCGAGGAGGTCATGCGTCAGGTGGAGAATGTGCCCGATAAAGTTTCGGCCAAAGCCGCCGAGGGTCGCCTCGACTGCCGGGATCTGATGACCCTGACCATCGACCCGGACGACGCGAAGGATTTCGACGACGCCATCTCCCTCGAGAAACTCGACGACGGCAACTGGCGGGTCGGAGTCCACATCGCCGACGTCAATGCCTACGTCAAGCCAGGGTCGCCCCTCGATATCGAAGCGTCCAAACGCGGGAACTCCACCTACCTGACCGGGACCGTCATCCCGATGCTCCCGCACAAACTTTCGAACGGCATCTGCAGTCTGGTCGAGGACGAAGACCGTCTGACCAAAGCGGTCTTCCTCGATTTCACACCGCAAGCCCGGCTCGTGGCCTGGCAGTTTGCCAACACCGTCATCCGCAGCAACAAGCGCCTCACTTACCGTCAGGCCTATGCGATGATGACCGAGAGCGATCTGGAACAGATCCGCAACGCTCCGCTTCCGCCGAAGCATCAAACGGGCTCCATCGGGCGAGATCTCAAGAGCCTCAAGAACGCCGAGCTACAGGATCTCCGCAAGACTGTCCGCAAGCTCTGGTCCTTCGCCGAGAAGATGCGTAAGGGGCGTATGAAGGACGGCAGCCTCGATCTCGACATGCCGGAGGTCAAAATCTTCGTCGACGAGACTGGCGCCGCCGATCGAATCGAAAGCATCCACAACGACGAAAGCCACCAACTCATTGAGGAATTCATGCTGGCTGCGAACGAAGCGGTTGCGAAGGAAATCAAACGCCTCAACATTCCCTGCATCTACCGCGTCCACGACGAACCCGACGCGGAGAAATTGGATGAATTCCGCGAATACCTGGCCACCGTTGGCATCACCGTTGGCGATCTTTCGCGTCGTCGCGAAATCACCAAGATGCTCAATGCCATCAACAATCACCCACAGGCCTACACCCTGCGCATCCAATTCCTGCGTAGCCTCAAGCAGGCCTGCTACCGGGCCTCGCCGGATGGTCACTACGGACTCTCCAAGAACGACTATACTCACTTCACTTCGCCGATCCGCCGCTATTCGGACCTCATCGTCCACCGGGTCTTTGAAAACCTTCTCCTGAAACGAGGTATCGACAGTGCCCCCGAGAACCTCGGGATCGTCTATACCCAAGCCAAACTGGAGTCGATCGGCGAACATCTCTCGATCACCGAGCGCAACAGCACTGACGCCGAGCGTGAGTCGGTGAAGGTGAAGCTCCTCGAATACTTCGAACGGGAGATGGCCAAATCGGGCAAGAAAACCGTCTTCGACGCCGTCATTACCGACGTCAAGAATCACGGGATGTTCATCGAGCTCTCCCAGTCCCTGGCCTTTGGGCTCGTCCACATTTCAACTTTGCGCGACGACCACTACAATCTCTCCCCCGACGGCACAAAGCTGGTCGGCAAGCGAAAGGGACGCGTCTATCGCCTCGGCCAGACGATTCCCGTCGTCACCGAACGGGTCGACCGCTTCAAGCGCCAGATCGACTTCGCCCTCGCAGAGTAA
- a CDS encoding SDR family NAD(P)-dependent oxidoreductase produces MNLKLKNKLALVTGSTAGIGFSIAQTLGKEGANVIVNGRKPADVEAATDEISQSAKGDVFGFAGDLSQPEVAESLQSTYPEVDILINNLGIFEPKPFLETPDEDWKHFFDVNVLSGIRLTRLYLPRMQSQNWGRIIFISSESGMNIPQEMIHYGVTKSAQIAAARGLAESLKGTGITVNSVLPGPTKSRGVSEMLEKQAQSSGKSVEEVESEFFDSARPSSLIQRFTSPEEIASTVAYMASPLSSATTGAPIRAEGGIVNSAF; encoded by the coding sequence ATGAACCTTAAGCTGAAGAACAAGTTAGCACTCGTCACTGGAAGCACCGCTGGTATCGGATTCTCGATCGCACAGACTCTCGGCAAGGAAGGTGCCAATGTAATCGTCAACGGACGCAAGCCCGCCGATGTCGAGGCGGCAACCGATGAAATTTCTCAGTCCGCCAAAGGTGATGTCTTCGGTTTCGCCGGTGATCTTTCCCAACCGGAAGTCGCGGAATCTCTCCAATCTACTTATCCAGAAGTCGACATCTTGATCAACAATCTTGGTATCTTCGAGCCCAAGCCATTTCTCGAAACGCCCGATGAGGATTGGAAACATTTCTTCGACGTCAATGTCCTCAGCGGCATCCGTCTCACCCGCCTCTACCTTCCGCGGATGCAATCCCAGAATTGGGGCCGCATCATCTTCATCTCCAGCGAGAGTGGGATGAACATTCCTCAGGAGATGATCCACTACGGCGTCACCAAATCAGCCCAGATCGCCGCCGCGCGCGGATTAGCCGAGAGCCTCAAAGGCACGGGAATCACCGTGAATAGTGTGCTGCCCGGACCAACAAAGTCCCGAGGAGTTAGCGAAATGCTCGAAAAGCAGGCGCAATCCTCCGGGAAATCGGTGGAAGAAGTGGAATCGGAATTCTTCGATAGCGCCCGCCCCTCTTCCCTTATCCAACGGTTTACTTCGCCCGAAGAAATCGCCAGCACTGTCGCCTATATGGCGAGTCCACTCTCCTCGGCGACGACCGGAGCTCCGATTCGGGCCGAAGGCGGCATCGTAAACAGCGCTTTCTAG
- a CDS encoding LptF/LptG family permease produces MGKLHRYLLVEVALFILGAVGVFIFVFLTGNAVRGAIGMLVEGQITLRLFFQIIWLMIPFVAVYALPLGFLAGILLALGRFSSTREILAMKASGMSVWSIARPVFLVALIGCVFSAWFNNELGPKNKGAYRDKLANSLEEDPLRFFKAGEFISDFPGFIIYVRERVNDEMRGFKVWQIDDEGRVERYAEANDAHIEFLREESTILLTMLNGSTEVREPNPLYDTTPGISGVGSFAEFRVRLELDRILDRGSKFTQKPSYLTFRELRKRVAEDPENSLKYRVQIQQNFAMSVSIFALVIVAVPLGIRVGRKETLTNLGVALGLALLYYFLLTIATWFMDMPVLAPELLIWIPNLLYFGIGIWLMNRANRH; encoded by the coding sequence ATGGGGAAGCTCCATCGCTATCTTTTGGTGGAGGTCGCTCTCTTCATCTTGGGTGCCGTCGGCGTCTTTATTTTTGTCTTCCTCACCGGTAATGCCGTCCGCGGCGCCATCGGAATGTTGGTCGAGGGCCAGATCACGCTCCGGCTTTTCTTTCAGATCATTTGGCTCATGATTCCCTTTGTGGCGGTCTACGCGCTTCCTCTGGGATTCCTTGCAGGCATTCTGCTCGCACTGGGTCGTTTTTCGTCGACCCGAGAGATTTTGGCGATGAAGGCCAGCGGTATGAGTGTTTGGTCGATTGCTCGCCCCGTCTTCCTCGTTGCCCTGATTGGATGCGTTTTTTCGGCTTGGTTCAATAATGAGTTGGGGCCCAAAAATAAGGGTGCTTACCGCGATAAGCTGGCCAACAGCTTGGAGGAAGATCCTTTGCGCTTCTTCAAAGCGGGGGAGTTTATCAGCGATTTTCCCGGCTTTATCATCTATGTCCGCGAGAGGGTGAATGATGAGATGAGAGGCTTCAAGGTCTGGCAGATCGACGACGAGGGGAGGGTCGAGCGCTACGCCGAGGCCAATGATGCGCATATCGAATTTCTCCGTGAGGAGTCCACGATTCTCCTCACAATGCTCAATGGCAGCACGGAGGTGCGTGAACCGAATCCGCTTTATGATACGACTCCCGGGATTAGCGGAGTCGGATCCTTTGCCGAGTTTCGAGTGCGCCTTGAGCTGGACCGGATCCTCGATCGCGGTTCCAAGTTTACCCAGAAACCGTCCTACCTGACCTTTCGCGAGTTGCGGAAGCGTGTCGCAGAGGACCCTGAGAACTCGCTGAAATACCGGGTGCAGATTCAGCAGAATTTTGCGATGTCGGTTTCCATTTTTGCCCTCGTCATCGTCGCGGTTCCTCTCGGAATCCGCGTCGGTCGCAAGGAAACCCTGACCAACCTGGGAGTCGCTCTCGGACTGGCTTTATTGTATTATTTCCTATTGACCATCGCCACCTGGTTTATGGACATGCCGGTCCTAGCCCCAGAGCTCCTCATCTGGATCCCCAATCTCCTCTACTTCGGGATCGGCATCTGGCTCATGAACCGCGCCAATCGTCACTAA
- a CDS encoding glycosyltransferase, translating into MKTIKASVCILTKNEEENLPKCLAPLADFEEVIVYDSGSTDKTVEIARKHGATVIEGDWEGFGTTRKKLFEAATQPWIFWLDADEIAPDDLIGEIRNCVEADPKTNGYRINRTTWIGRKRFRHGNWYPDWNLRFFRRTEWTMEERDVHESVKVVGIEGDFLTRLEHYSYRNWAERKTRSQRYSKLWASQAFRDGMRATYFDQVGHAWGCFLKGFILKLGFLDGIGGFRLALSNSAEVSDKYRRLRKAWDKFGG; encoded by the coding sequence GTGAAAACTATTAAAGCATCGGTTTGTATCCTCACCAAGAACGAGGAAGAGAATTTGCCGAAATGCTTGGCCCCGTTGGCCGATTTTGAAGAAGTCATCGTTTATGACTCCGGGAGCACGGATAAAACGGTGGAGATTGCCCGAAAACACGGCGCGACGGTTATCGAAGGTGACTGGGAAGGATTCGGGACCACCCGCAAGAAGCTCTTTGAAGCTGCCACCCAGCCATGGATCTTTTGGCTCGATGCGGACGAGATCGCTCCAGACGATCTCATCGGAGAGATTCGCAATTGTGTGGAGGCCGATCCGAAAACGAATGGTTATCGCATCAATCGGACCACGTGGATCGGTCGGAAGCGGTTTCGCCATGGGAACTGGTATCCCGATTGGAATTTGCGTTTCTTTCGCCGGACCGAGTGGACGATGGAGGAGAGAGACGTTCACGAATCAGTGAAGGTCGTCGGGATCGAGGGTGATTTTCTCACCCGACTGGAGCATTACAGCTACAGGAATTGGGCAGAACGTAAGACCCGTTCACAGCGTTATTCGAAGTTGTGGGCTTCTCAGGCTTTCCGGGATGGGATGCGGGCGACTTATTTCGATCAGGTCGGTCATGCTTGGGGGTGTTTCCTGAAAGGCTTTATTTTAAAGCTCGGATTCCTTGATGGCATCGGCGGCTTCCGCTTAGCTCTTTCTAATAGCGCCGAGGTGTCTGATAAGTATCGACGTCTGAGAAAGGCATGGGATAAGTTCGGCGGCTGA
- the thrC gene encoding threonine synthase — protein MKFVSTRGGVEPVSFQKAVSTGLAPDGGLFVPEKLPDLATEISSWEGLSYPELCIRLFSHFATDTDSAELRETVENAYASFDDPETAPLRRLGEGLSVLELFHGPTLAFKDFALQWLGELYEKQIARDSRSIAVLGATSGDTGAAAIHGLLGKEGVSIFILYPDGRVSPLQERQMTCTEAENVFPLAIQGSFDDAQKSLKEVFGDQDFRAECGLSAVNSINLARILAQCAYYIYAALKIPAERREKIRFVVPTGNFGNVLAGWMAYRMGMPASGFVVATNQNDILHRFFSTGRYEVGDVRPSLAPSMDIQVASNFERFLYYRVDGDSSKVSSWMKEFASSGRVELPAPEGWGFTSTATDDGEIEGIIRSVHQEFDYVVDPHTACGFSWDRREGEETIILSTAHPAKFPETIEKATGLVVTHPSLEELKAKKIVKFPIEATSTNIQDFIRSHLPS, from the coding sequence ATGAAATTTGTTTCCACTCGCGGCGGCGTTGAGCCGGTCAGTTTTCAGAAAGCGGTTTCTACCGGTCTTGCCCCGGACGGGGGACTTTTCGTTCCGGAAAAGCTGCCCGATCTCGCAACGGAGATTTCTTCGTGGGAAGGGTTGTCCTATCCGGAACTTTGCATCCGTCTCTTTTCTCATTTTGCGACGGACACCGATTCCGCGGAATTGCGGGAGACGGTGGAGAATGCCTACGCCTCCTTCGACGATCCGGAGACGGCACCCCTGCGTCGGCTTGGTGAGGGGCTGTCGGTTTTGGAGTTGTTCCACGGGCCGACCTTGGCTTTCAAGGATTTTGCCCTGCAGTGGCTTGGGGAACTCTACGAGAAGCAAATCGCCCGCGACAGTCGTTCGATTGCGGTTCTCGGGGCCACCTCGGGCGATACCGGAGCCGCTGCGATTCATGGTCTTCTCGGAAAAGAGGGGGTGTCGATCTTCATCCTATATCCAGACGGTCGAGTCTCTCCGCTTCAGGAGAGGCAGATGACTTGCACTGAGGCTGAAAACGTCTTCCCCCTCGCCATTCAGGGCAGTTTTGATGACGCGCAAAAGTCCCTCAAGGAAGTCTTTGGGGATCAGGATTTCCGGGCCGAGTGTGGGTTGTCTGCCGTGAATTCGATCAATCTCGCGCGGATTCTTGCCCAGTGCGCCTACTACATTTATGCGGCGTTGAAGATTCCGGCTGAACGTCGGGAGAAAATCCGCTTCGTCGTGCCTACCGGCAACTTTGGCAACGTCCTCGCCGGTTGGATGGCTTATCGCATGGGGATGCCGGCGTCCGGATTTGTCGTGGCGACGAACCAGAACGACATTCTCCATCGCTTCTTTTCCACCGGGCGGTATGAGGTTGGCGATGTTCGGCCCAGTCTGGCCCCGTCGATGGACATCCAGGTCGCCTCCAATTTTGAGCGTTTTCTCTACTACCGGGTTGATGGCGATTCGTCCAAGGTGTCCTCCTGGATGAAGGAGTTCGCTTCTTCGGGGCGGGTCGAGCTGCCCGCACCGGAAGGATGGGGGTTCACGAGCACGGCGACCGATGACGGAGAGATCGAGGGGATTATCCGCTCAGTCCACCAGGAATTTGACTACGTGGTCGATCCGCACACCGCTTGCGGCTTTTCCTGGGATCGGCGTGAGGGCGAGGAGACGATCATTCTCTCCACGGCTCATCCCGCCAAATTCCCCGAGACCATCGAGAAGGCGACCGGATTGGTCGTCACCCATCCCTCATTGGAGGAATTAAAGGCTAAAAAAATTGTAAAGTTTCCGATTGAGGCAACGTCTACTAATATTCAGGATTTCATTCGCTCCCATCTACCATCGTGA